DNA from Chryseomicrobium sp. FSL W7-1435:
GTAATCTGACATTTTCTTATGACGGTCGTCAGGATGTGTTGAAAAACATCTCCTTCACAGCTGAGCCAGGACAAACAGTGGCTTTGGTCGGTCATACAGGTAGTGGAAAAAGTTCAATCATTAACTTGTTGATGCGTTTTTATGAGTATGACAACGGAGAAATTTTGATCGACGGACATTCCTTAAAAGACTTCCCAATGCCAGAACTGCGTAAGAAGATGGGTCTCGTGTTACAAGATCCTTTCCTGTTTTACGGGGATATCGAGAGCAATATTCGTTTGCACGACCCTCAGATGACGAGCGTACAAGTGCGTGCAGCAGCTGAATTTGTGCAAGCAAACAACTTCATCGAACAATTGCCTGACAGATACCAGCAAAAAGTAACTGAACGTGGTTCTACGTTTTCAAGTGGGCAACGACAACTTGTCGCTTTTGCTCGTACGATGGCAACCGACCCAAAAGTTTTAATTTTGGATGAAGCAACAGCAAATATTGATACCGAGACGGAAGTCGCAATACAAACTAGTCTTGAGAAGATGCGTCAAGGGCGTACAACTATTGCGATTGCTCACCGCCTCAGCACCATTCAAGATGCCGAATTAATTCTTGTTTTGCACCAGGGCGAAATCGTGGAGCGTGGTACGCACCAAGAACTTATTCGTCAAAAAGGGCTGTATCATAAGATGTACCAACTACAAAATGGTCTAGTGGAAGAACAAATGTCATAAAACTGTCATGAGCAAGAGTAGGGTGCATTCAGCGAAAGTCTGATACGATGGAAGCAGTTCAGCTGAAAGGGTGATTTTTTTGGCAACAGATGTGACCATCTGGCTTGCTTTTGGTGCAGGCTTCTTAAGTTTTATCTCCCCATGTACCTTACCTCTTTATCCGGCATTCCTTTCTTATATCACGGGAATGACGATTGAAGAGTTAAAGACAGACCGAAAAAAGATGCAACGACGTGGCATGTTCCATACTTTGTTCTTTTTACTTGGCTTTTCCGTAATCTTTTTAGCCCTAGGTTTGGCAACCTCTTGGCTTGGGACATTCTTCATACAATACGATGATTTGATCCGACAAATTGGTGCTTTATTGATTATCATATTTGGACTTTTAATTGTAGGAGTGTTCAAACCCGATTTTTTAATGTCCGAGAAACGACTGCAATTTAAAAATAGGCCTTCTGGTTATTTAGGAAGCAGCCTGATTGGGATAGCATTTGCGGCTGGTTGGCAACCGTGTACAGGACCAATTTTAGCAGCTGTTCTTGTGATGGCGGGCTCCAACCCAGACCAGGGAATGTTTTATATGATTGCCTATGTACTTGGTTTCGCAATCCCGTTCTTCTTACTTTCTTTCTTTGTGACACGTACACAGTGGATCAAGACAAACAGTGAGAAGTTTATGAAGGTTGGCGGCTACATCATGATCGTGTTAGGAATCATCTTGTTCTTTGATGGCCTAACATGGATTATCCGAGTTCTTAGTCCGCTGTTTGGGGACTTTACCGGTTTTTAAGGAAGTGGAAAGATGAAAGAAATTCGTTCATATGAACAATGGCAGCAAGCGTGGCAACAGCCTAAAGGGTTATTATTTGTAAAGACGACAGGCTGTTCTGTTTGTGAGGGTCTACTACCTCAGGTAGAAGCCATCGAAAACGACTATAAATTGCCGTTTTATAAAGTGAATAGTGCCGAAGTACCTGAAGTAGCAGGACAGCTTTCGTTGTATACAGCACCGGTTGTCTTACTATGGCATGAGGGAAGAGAAGTGCAACGTTTCGCACGCTTTGTACCTATGCAAGAATTGAAATTTCGGCTAGGGCTGTTGAATGAGGTGTCACCAGATGATCTTTGAGTGGTTGTCTCAAGAAATGCTGGTGACCCTGTCACTCGTCAGTGCTATCGTCATGGGGACATTGCTTGCTATCGTTCGCAGTCGCGCAGCCAGAAAACCTGCCACTGCTAAAAAGATACTGCTGCCACCGCTCTTTATGTCGACAGGAGCTCTCATGTTTCTGTTTCCATTCTTCCGTGTTCCTTGGATTCATGTAGCAGAAGCGCTTGCAGTCGGGATGTTGTTCTCCATCTTGCTGATCAAGACATCCAATTTTGAGAAGCGAGACGGGGCCGTTTATTTGAAGCCATCGAAAGCGTTTGTCTTTATCTTATTTGGACTACTAGGTCTTCGCATCGTGATGAAACTAGTGTTAAGTAGTGAGATTCACGTTGGTGAGTTGAGCGGCATGTTTTGGCTACTCGCATTTGGCATGATTGTTCCTTGGCGATTAACGATGTATAAAAAGTATAAAGACCTGCAACTGCAGGCCTAATAAAAAGACCGTATTCTCCCTGAGTGGAGGATACGGTCTTTTTATTAGTTAAAATAGGCTTCATACGGCGCAAGATCAATTTGAAGTTCATCCATCTTCTTGCGTAAAAATTTGTGATCTCGTTTCGGTGTAGCCAGAATGTAGCCGCGAATCAAAAGCTCTTGTGTAATCGTCGGTGCATTCTCTTCTAGCGCCAGCTGACCAATTCGGCCTGCAATCTTTTGTTTGGCTACAGGACGGAACAATTCTGGCACCGGTGCTACTAATTCATTCAACAGTGCTTTTTGTTCATCTGACCACAAATGAATGGTTTTATCGACATAATAGGATTCCCAATCTAAATCAGATTTGCCATCCTCTTTCGGTAATGCTTTTAAAAACTTTCGGAACATGAAATAGCCACCAATGGCCATAAGCGATATTAAGATAACTACCCAAAACAATATAAACCAAAGAAACCAGCCATCTAACACAGTCTTTCACCTCGAGTTAAGTATACAAGGTTCTCACAAAAAATTCATCCTATCGTATCCCTTTTTCTGTGAACGTTCTATATAGGGGATGAAGGAGGTGATACACATGGCAAGTTACCAACTGAAGAACGCAAACTTCCGCCTCATCTATGATGACGGTCTAACGGAAGACGGCAAGGTGAAGCGTCACACAAAGAGTTACCCGAGCATCGACGCCTCAGCATCGGCCGATCAAATGTACCAAGCGGCAGTCACGATCTCCTCTTTATCCGAGAAGGCATTGTTGCAAGCTGAAAAGCAAGAAGTAGAAGAAATCATCTAATGAAGAAGGGAGGCCACTTACATGGCGAAAACATTACAACTTGAATTTGCAAATGCAACTGGTAAGAAGCTAACGGTTGCTGTAGAGGAACCGCGTGAGAATCTCACGGTGGAAGAAGTGGAAGCCGCAATGCAACAGCTCATTGAGTCCGAGGTGTTTGCAGTAGACACGTTAGCCGTGACAGAGTCTGTATCGGCACAAATTATCGACCGTAACGTCCAACAATTATTTTAAACTTGAACCTCCTCCATCTGTTGGGGGAGGTTTTCTAAGGAGGAAAACAAATGGAGCAATGGATTACCTTAGTTCAAGAAATTGGCTTTCCTGTCGTCGTATCCTTTTATTTATTGCATAGGATCGAATCTCGGCTAGAAGCGATTCGCGATGCACTGGTAATGATTACCCCTGTCACAAAAGTGTAAGAAACAATGTGTTTCTCAGATTGAACAGTTCCTCCTAAAGGGCTATCATTAAACGTATGACGAGGAGTGATTCATTTGAAGAAACTGTTTATCTCACTTACTTTATTACTTTTGCTAGTCGCAGGCTGCGGTAACGGCTTTGAAGCACAGACCGATTGGGAAGTTGAACCGTTCTCAGTGACGACTCATCGGGATCAACCATTGGCCCTGGAAGACTTAGAAGGGACCATCTGGTTATCGACATTCATCTTTACAAATTGTAATACGATTTGTCCGCCAATGACTTACAACCTCTCAGATATTCAAGAATCTCTGGAACAAGAGGGAGTCGACAACTATAAAATCGTTGCGTTTAGCGTAGACCCGGATGTAGACACACCTGCTGTTCTAACAGATTATCTAGGCATGTATGAGCTAGCAGATGAGTCCAAATGGGAATTGCTCACAGGGTACGACCAAAGCTTTATTTCCCAGCTAGCCCGCAATTCTTTTAAAGCGGTCGTACAAAATGATCCGAATTCTGATCAAGTCATTCATGGAAGCAGCTTTTACCTTGTCGATCAAGAAGGGATTGTCGTTAAAAACTATAGCGGCGTAAGTGAAGTACCTGTCGATGAAATCGTTCAAGATATGAAAGCTCTTTCTGAGCAATAGACTCTTTCAAACTGCCCTCCTTGCGGGCAGTTTTTTTATGAGGTTATCTATAGTATGATAAGAGCAGTAAACAAAAAAGGTGAGCCGTCTATGAAAAAACAAAAAAATACATCAAAAAAAATGATTCGCTTACGTCTTTGGGCACTCTTGCTCTTTTTGCCTGTCATGATAGTAGGTTATTTTGTAACAGTAATCGGTTGGCATGAATTACGAAACATTCCTTGGGCACATGAGGTCAGTCAATTTGTCGAATCGAAAGCAATCGAGTTCAGAGATCCGGAAATTCCTGAAGAGTATATACCTGTCTACCAAGCGGCCGAAGTGGAGTACGGGGTTCCGTGGCAATTACTCGCTGCTCATCATCGCATTGAGACTCGTTTTTCAACGATGGACCCGTTGTTGTCACCTGTAGGAGCCGAAGGGCATATGCAGTTCATGCCTTGTACATTCGTGGGGTGGACACACCCAACATGTGGCGGACTTGGACAAGGTGGGATTCCTGAAGAGGAGAAAACTGATCCTGAAGTGATTGCCTATTACGGGGGATACGGAGTGGACGGTGATGGAGATGGGGTAGCAGACCCTTATAATATTGTAGATGCCGTTTATAGTGCAGCCAATTATCTGGGCTCAAATGGCGCGGCAGAAGGGGATCTTGAAGCGGCTATCTTTTTATATAACCGAAGTGATCAATATGTAGAAGATGTCCTATATTTCTACACACTGTATACAGAGAACTATCCACAACAAGTGACGTTGAAGCCATAAAAAAAGCCTCCGATGTAGGAGGCTTTTTTCATTATGATGCTTTACGCATTGATTTTAAGATAAATGATACGATGAAGACTACAAGAATCGCACCGATTAAAGCTGGAATAATAGCGATGCCGGCAACAACTGGTCCTAAATCTGAGAACAGCATGCCTCCAACCCAAGCACCAATAATACCTGCAATGATGTTACCGATAATACCACCAGGAATATCTTTACCAAGAATAAGTCCAGCTAACCATCCGATGATACCACCAACGATTAAGTATAAAATGAATCCCATTTTCCTTCACTCCTTGTCTAATGTTATTGTATGAGTACACTCTTTAAATATCCTTAGACAACAAGTTATAAACCTATTTATAAAAATTATTTTAAAATTGCTCCAAGAGTCGTTTCAAAATGGCGTAATGCCCACTCATGTCCTTGCGGGTCAAACGAGGCAACGGCATCTTTATGAATGATAATTTGGTAGCCAAGGTTATACGCATCAACTGCTGTATGAAGAACGCAAATGTCTGTGCAGACGCCTACGATATGAACAGTCGTCACATGACGCTCGCGCAGATACTGATCAAGGTTTGTTCCTGCAAATGAACTGTAACGACGTTTATCCATCCAATAAACCGCATCTTGGTTCTCCTGATAGAAGTGATCAAGTGAACCGTATAACTTTCTACCAAGTGTTCCTTCTATATTGTGAGGAGGGAACAGGGGTGATTCAGGATGGAACGGATCCTCTCGAAAGTGAAGGTCAACAGGAAAAACGATGACACGATCAGCTTCTTTGAACGAATGGCATAATTCAACTATCTTAGACTCAATCGCCTGACCAGGTTTGCCGCAAGTCAATGCACCATCCTCTGCAACAAAATCATGCGTATAATCAACTACTAATAGAGCTTCCGTCATAAATTTCATCCTTTCTACATAAAATATTTTTCAAATGTTCTGAAAAATTGTATACTAAAAACAAAAGGAGGTAAACAACTATGGATCAGGAGATGCATAAGCGCTGGACGAAGCACGCAACTTGGTTTGCTGCACTTCACACCCTATTTGTTGTTACTCTTACCTTTGACTTTATTCAATTTTACTAAAAGAGTGGAAGTCCTTTCCACTCTTTTTACTGTGAGGAGACGATTATGGATACTTTACGACATTTAAACACAACACGAGATGAATTGATTCACGAGCTCCATGCCATTCCTGACACCCTGTTTTCAAAACAACCGGATAAAACAACTTGGAGCCCGCAACAAGTGACGGAACATATTGCCCTTATGGATTCTTATGTGGCGAGCCTACTGGATAGAGGGAAAGCCGTACAGAAAAAAGTGATGAAAAAACCTATTCGACTGACAACGCTTCGTTCTATCAAAGTAAAAGCGCCAGGACCTGTAGATCCTGCAACCCAAGAAAAGACAAAAGAAGATATTTATGAGCTGTTGTTTGAATCTCGTATGCAGGTACTGACACTCTATAAAAAGTTTTCAAAACTAGAAAAGCGAACGTTCGCTATGAAACATCCTGTATTTGGTTATTTAACTGTGGAGCAGTGGTTTGACTTTCTTGGGTACCATGAGAAACGTCATTTGAAGCAGCTACGGGAAGTAGTGAGTCAGTTAAAGTTATAAACAACACTTATCGAGATTAATAATTTTAATGTAATTTACTTATCAAACTAGGTGGTATATGATTAATAGTGGAGAAAAGCGACAGATTGTCTCTTTCATTTATGCAGAGGAGGAAACACGATGGCAAAAAGTAATTTACATCAGAGCCGTGCTTCATTCGAAGTCAATGGCAAGACGTATAACTATTACCGACTAGCAGCTTTAGAAGAAGCAGGAATTGCAAACGTTTCACGCTTGCCTTATTCCATTAAAGTTCTTCTTGAGTCTGTACTTCGTCAATATGACGGGTACGTGATCAAAGAAGACCACGTTGCAAAATTAGCAAACTGGGGCAAAGAAAACGACCCAGAGGCAGAAGTTCCTTTCAAGCCTTCACGCGTAATCCTTCAAGATTTTACAGGTGTTCCTGTAGTCGTAGACTTAGCCGCTCTTCGTTCAGCAATGGCTAAAATGGGTGGAGACCCTTCTAAAATCAACCCTGAAATTCCTGTTGACCTAGTAATTGACCACTCTGTACAGGTTGATAAATACGGTACAAACGATGCGCTTCGTATAAACATGGAGCTTGAGTTTGAGCGTAATGCAGAGCGTTACCAGTTCCTTAGCTGGGCACAAAAAGCATACGACAACTACCGTGCAGTTCCACCAGCAACTGGTATCGTTCACCAAGTAAACTTAGAGTACTTAGCGAATGTTGTCCATGCTGTTGAAAATGAAGACGGTACATTTGAAACATTCCCAGATACATTAGTCGGTACAGATTCTCATACAACGATGATCAACGGTATCGGTGTACTTGGATGGGGTGTTGGTGGTATCGAAGCTGAGGCTGGAATGCTTGGTCAACCTTCCTATTTCCCAATCCCAGAAGTTATCGGTGTACGTTTAGTTGGAGACCTTCCAAACGGAACAACTGCAACGGATTTAGCACTAAAAGTAACAGAAGTTCTTCGTAAAGCTGGCGTAGTTGGCAAATTCGTTGAATTCTTCGGCCCAGGTGTTGTTCAATTACCACTTGCAGACCGTGCAACAATTGCTAACATGGCACCTGAATACGGCGCTACATGTGGATTCTTCCCAGTAGATGAAGAGGCACTTGATTATATGCGTTTAACAGGTCGTGAAGAAGAAAACATTGATGTAGTTAAAGCTTACTTGCAAGCCAATGACATGTTCTTCACAGCTGATTCTGTAGAACCTACTTACACAGATATCATTGAACTAGACCTTTCAGCTATCGAGCCAAACCTTTCAGGTCCTAAACGTCCACAAGATTTGATCCCTCTTTCAGATATGAAAGAAGAGTTCAACAAAGCAGTAGTGGCACCACAAGGAAACCAAGGTTTTGGATTGACGAAAAAAGAATTCAAGAAAACTTCTGCTATTGAATTAGCGGGTGAAAAAGTAACGATCCCTACTGGGGCTGTTGCAATCGCTGCTATCACATCTTGTACAAACACATCGAATCCATTCGTTATGTTAGGTGCAGGACTTGTGGCTAAGAAAGCAGTTGAAAAAGGATTAACACCTCCTGCTTATGTGAAAACATCATTAGCACCAGGTTCAAAAGTCGTAACAGGGTACCTACAAGATTCAGGTTTACTTACTTCTTTAGAGCAAATCGGATTCAACCTAGTTGGTTACGGCTGTACGACTTGTATCGGGAACTCAG
Protein-coding regions in this window:
- a CDS encoding cytochrome c biogenesis protein CcdA; the protein is MATDVTIWLAFGAGFLSFISPCTLPLYPAFLSYITGMTIEELKTDRKKMQRRGMFHTLFFLLGFSVIFLALGLATSWLGTFFIQYDDLIRQIGALLIIIFGLLIVGVFKPDFLMSEKRLQFKNRPSGYLGSSLIGIAFAAGWQPCTGPILAAVLVMAGSNPDQGMFYMIAYVLGFAIPFFLLSFFVTRTQWIKTNSEKFMKVGGYIMIVLGIILFFDGLTWIIRVLSPLFGDFTGF
- a CDS encoding thioredoxin family protein, with the protein product MKEIRSYEQWQQAWQQPKGLLFVKTTGCSVCEGLLPQVEAIENDYKLPFYKVNSAEVPEVAGQLSLYTAPVVLLWHEGREVQRFARFVPMQELKFRLGLLNEVSPDDL
- a CDS encoding cytochrome c biogenesis protein CcdC, which gives rise to MIFEWLSQEMLVTLSLVSAIVMGTLLAIVRSRAARKPATAKKILLPPLFMSTGALMFLFPFFRVPWIHVAEALAVGMLFSILLIKTSNFEKRDGAVYLKPSKAFVFILFGLLGLRIVMKLVLSSEIHVGELSGMFWLLAFGMIVPWRLTMYKKYKDLQLQA
- a CDS encoding DUF2621 domain-containing protein — protein: MLDGWFLWFILFWVVILISLMAIGGYFMFRKFLKALPKEDGKSDLDWESYYVDKTIHLWSDEQKALLNELVAPVPELFRPVAKQKIAGRIGQLALEENAPTITQELLIRGYILATPKRDHKFLRKKMDELQIDLAPYEAYFN
- a CDS encoding DUF1659 domain-containing protein; the encoded protein is MASYQLKNANFRLIYDDGLTEDGKVKRHTKSYPSIDASASADQMYQAAVTISSLSEKALLQAEKQEVEEII
- a CDS encoding DUF2922 domain-containing protein, producing MAKTLQLEFANATGKKLTVAVEEPRENLTVEEVEAAMQQLIESEVFAVDTLAVTESVSAQIIDRNVQQLF
- a CDS encoding YvrJ family protein → MEQWITLVQEIGFPVVVSFYLLHRIESRLEAIRDALVMITPVTKV
- a CDS encoding SCO family protein, translating into MIHLKKLFISLTLLLLLVAGCGNGFEAQTDWEVEPFSVTTHRDQPLALEDLEGTIWLSTFIFTNCNTICPPMTYNLSDIQESLEQEGVDNYKIVAFSVDPDVDTPAVLTDYLGMYELADESKWELLTGYDQSFISQLARNSFKAVVQNDPNSDQVIHGSSFYLVDQEGIVVKNYSGVSEVPVDEIVQDMKALSEQ
- a CDS encoding lytic transglycosylase domain-containing protein produces the protein MKKQKNTSKKMIRLRLWALLLFLPVMIVGYFVTVIGWHELRNIPWAHEVSQFVESKAIEFRDPEIPEEYIPVYQAAEVEYGVPWQLLAAHHRIETRFSTMDPLLSPVGAEGHMQFMPCTFVGWTHPTCGGLGQGGIPEEEKTDPEVIAYYGGYGVDGDGDGVADPYNIVDAVYSAANYLGSNGAAEGDLEAAIFLYNRSDQYVEDVLYFYTLYTENYPQQVTLKP
- a CDS encoding GlsB/YeaQ/YmgE family stress response membrane protein; translation: MGFILYLIVGGIIGWLAGLILGKDIPGGIIGNIIAGIIGAWVGGMLFSDLGPVVAGIAIIPALIGAILVVFIVSFILKSMRKAS
- a CDS encoding isochorismatase family cysteine hydrolase yields the protein MTEALLVVDYTHDFVAEDGALTCGKPGQAIESKIVELCHSFKEADRVIVFPVDLHFREDPFHPESPLFPPHNIEGTLGRKLYGSLDHFYQENQDAVYWMDKRRYSSFAGTNLDQYLRERHVTTVHIVGVCTDICVLHTAVDAYNLGYQIIIHKDAVASFDPQGHEWALRHFETTLGAILK
- a CDS encoding DinB family protein translates to MDTLRHLNTTRDELIHELHAIPDTLFSKQPDKTTWSPQQVTEHIALMDSYVASLLDRGKAVQKKVMKKPIRLTTLRSIKVKAPGPVDPATQEKTKEDIYELLFESRMQVLTLYKKFSKLEKRTFAMKHPVFGYLTVEQWFDFLGYHEKRHLKQLREVVSQLKL
- the acnA gene encoding aconitate hydratase AcnA, coding for MAKSNLHQSRASFEVNGKTYNYYRLAALEEAGIANVSRLPYSIKVLLESVLRQYDGYVIKEDHVAKLANWGKENDPEAEVPFKPSRVILQDFTGVPVVVDLAALRSAMAKMGGDPSKINPEIPVDLVIDHSVQVDKYGTNDALRINMELEFERNAERYQFLSWAQKAYDNYRAVPPATGIVHQVNLEYLANVVHAVENEDGTFETFPDTLVGTDSHTTMINGIGVLGWGVGGIEAEAGMLGQPSYFPIPEVIGVRLVGDLPNGTTATDLALKVTEVLRKAGVVGKFVEFFGPGVVQLPLADRATIANMAPEYGATCGFFPVDEEALDYMRLTGREEENIDVVKAYLQANDMFFTADSVEPTYTDIIELDLSAIEPNLSGPKRPQDLIPLSDMKEEFNKAVVAPQGNQGFGLTKKEFKKTSAIELAGEKVTIPTGAVAIAAITSCTNTSNPFVMLGAGLVAKKAVEKGLTPPAYVKTSLAPGSKVVTGYLQDSGLLTSLEQIGFNLVGYGCTTCIGNSGPLLPEIEQGIIDNDLLVTSVLSGNRNFEGRVHPLVKANYLASPPLVVAYALAGTVDIDLQNDPIGQDQDGNNVFFKDIWPTTEEVKEAVRSTVTPELFRKEYARVFTENEEWNAIETPDDALYAFDENSTYIQNPPFFEGLSKEPQDIQTLAGLRVVAKFGDSITTDHISPAGAIGKDTPAGRYLRENGVEIRDFNSYGSRRGNHEVMMRGTFANIRIRNQVAPGTEGGYTTYWPTGEIMAIYDAAMKYQQDGTGLVVLAGKDYGMGSSRDWAAKGTNLLGIKTVIAESYERIHRSNLVMMGVLPLQFMKGESAETLGLTGTEEISVNIAEGVKPRDILTVTAKAKDGSEKTFQVLARFDSEVEVDYYRHGGILQMVLRNKMLEA